A single genomic interval of Prochlorococcus marinus XMU1406 harbors:
- a CDS encoding NADH-quinone oxidoreductase → MGNFINSIILIPLIPLVTSLFIFILLVSFNRTLNRLTKPVTALVALSLLSTAFISSFDYFKKIEEELVLSEFLKFFEEKNLVIHLNLLNEKIIIFFSIIMILIIGISFYKLPRKKGYVSLMISLGLISSSVMLSILLIDFSSLF, encoded by the coding sequence GTGGGAAATTTCATAAATTCAATAATTCTTATACCTTTAATACCTTTAGTTACTTCTTTATTTATTTTTATTTTATTGGTAAGTTTTAACAGAACACTTAACAGGTTAACAAAACCAGTTACTGCACTGGTTGCATTATCTTTATTAAGTACTGCTTTTATAAGCTCATTTGACTATTTTAAGAAAATAGAAGAAGAATTAGTTTTATCTGAATTTCTCAAATTTTTTGAAGAAAAAAATTTAGTTATACATCTCAATTTATTAAACGAAAAAATTATAATTTTTTTCTCAATAATAATGATATTAATTATTGGAATATCTTTTTATAAATTGCCTAGAAAAAAAGGTTATGTCTCATTGATGATTAGCCTAGGATTAATATCTTCTTCGGTGATGCTTTCAATATTGCTAATAGATTTCTCATCACTATTCTAA
- a CDS encoding DUF3104 domain-containing protein — translation MSSVTPEFLFVRPGDYVAIKKENCENTNEKNKNYWIGQVIDCIGGARNPNSWTLFQVANIDNGEITIINADIVEKILKPSES, via the coding sequence GTGAGCTCAGTAACTCCTGAGTTTCTTTTCGTTAGGCCTGGTGATTATGTCGCAATTAAAAAAGAAAATTGCGAAAATACTAATGAAAAGAATAAAAATTATTGGATCGGTCAAGTTATCGACTGTATTGGAGGAGCTAGAAATCCAAATTCATGGACCTTGTTTCAAGTTGCCAATATTGATAATGGAGAGATCACTATAATCAACGCAGATATTGTAGAAAAAATTTTGAAACCTTCTGAAAGTTAA
- a CDS encoding TatA/E family twin arginine-targeting protein translocase: protein MNIFGVGLPEVTVILILALLIFGPKKLPELGKQLGKTLKSLKKASNEFQNEIDQVINEEDKDESPKSIESNQKNEINQEKIDSENSNN, encoded by the coding sequence ATGAATATTTTTGGTGTAGGTTTGCCTGAAGTTACTGTAATTCTTATCTTAGCTCTTTTAATTTTTGGTCCAAAAAAGCTTCCAGAATTAGGAAAACAGCTTGGTAAAACTTTGAAAAGTCTAAAAAAAGCGTCGAATGAATTTCAAAATGAAATCGATCAAGTTATAAACGAAGAAGATAAAGATGAATCTCCTAAATCTATAGAAAGCAATCAAAAAAATGAAATTAATCAAGAAAAAATAGATTCAGAAAACAGCAACAACTAA
- a CDS encoding small RNA NsiR4-regulated ssr1528 family protein, whose product MKKMGMQAVDLAIQNGVDLDGTPIPQKMLDLYNRIIDEENKRQRSGVKKSMRNRCVKTGSKHFDKETLNQLLIDSGWEGLKEKEILFFYN is encoded by the coding sequence ATGAAGAAAATGGGAATGCAGGCTGTTGATCTTGCTATTCAAAATGGAGTGGATCTTGACGGTACTCCAATCCCTCAAAAAATGCTTGATCTATACAATAGAATTATTGATGAGGAGAATAAAAGACAAAGGAGTGGTGTTAAAAAATCAATGAGAAATAGATGCGTCAAAACGGGTTCTAAGCATTTTGATAAAGAAACATTGAATCAATTATTAATAGACTCGGGATGGGAAGGTCTCAAAGAAAAAGAAATTTTGTTTTTTTATAACTAA
- a CDS encoding non-structural protein (NS2)-like protein — protein MKYLFVVFYLFFLIYPAEAVTTKMFKVLDTCARYRLGEINANEAIEKLKLKLTDSSTSQPKDLVKKYCSVFTPNEKIEF, from the coding sequence ATGAAGTACTTATTTGTTGTTTTTTACCTATTTTTTCTAATTTATCCAGCTGAAGCCGTTACCACAAAAATGTTTAAAGTATTGGATACGTGTGCAAGATATCGACTCGGTGAGATTAATGCTAATGAGGCTATAGAAAAACTAAAATTAAAATTAACGGATTCTTCCACTAGTCAGCCAAAGGACCTAGTAAAAAAATATTGCTCAGTATTTACTCCAAATGAAAAAATTGAATTTTAA
- a CDS encoding Nif11-like leader peptide family natural product precursor, which produces MSFSEIRKFLIKMQSDEDLKKQVTTSSTADDVALIGQRLGYDFSGDDLLRFNGQKVDKVTVRKVDHPGEYH; this is translated from the coding sequence ATGAGTTTTTCTGAAATAAGAAAATTTTTAATTAAGATGCAATCTGATGAAGACTTAAAAAAGCAGGTTACTACATCCTCTACAGCAGATGATGTAGCCCTAATAGGTCAACGCTTAGGTTATGACTTTTCAGGAGATGATCTCTTAAGATTTAATGGACAAAAAGTTGATAAAGTTACCGTAAGAAAGGTAGATCATCCAGGAGAATACCACTAA
- a CDS encoding alternative oxidase produces the protein MKKLNSLILNSSVNFLDFIYSGRSLQRFWVLEVIARSPYFAFLSVLHFKESLGIKNEKTMILMKEHFYQAINETEHLKEMERRGGDRFWIDRFFARHLVLFYYWIMVFYYFFSPANAYDVNIKIEEHAFETYSKYLIDNPNDQKIKEIAQDELNHVQELNEALSMLTTV, from the coding sequence ATGAAGAAATTAAATTCTTTGATTTTGAATAGTAGTGTTAACTTCTTAGACTTCATATACTCTGGTAGATCTTTGCAAAGATTTTGGGTTTTAGAAGTAATAGCAAGATCACCTTATTTTGCATTTCTTTCAGTTCTACATTTTAAAGAATCCCTAGGAATTAAAAATGAAAAAACAATGATTTTAATGAAAGAACATTTTTATCAAGCTATTAACGAAACTGAGCATCTTAAAGAAATGGAGAGAAGAGGAGGAGATAGGTTCTGGATTGATAGATTTTTTGCGAGACACCTTGTGCTTTTCTATTACTGGATCATGGTTTTTTATTATTTCTTCTCTCCAGCTAATGCTTATGATGTCAACATAAAAATCGAAGAACATGCATTTGAAACTTATTCCAAATATTTAATAGATAATCCAAATGATCAAAAAATAAAAGAAATTGCTCAAGATGAATTAAATCATGTCCAAGAACTTAACGAAGCTTTGTCAATGCTCACTACAGTTTAG
- a CDS encoding GNAT family N-acetyltransferase, translated as MREKFSIRLISINEIPEVTNWARLEGFSPGMDDVSIYRNTDKQGVWVACLDNNPIGSIACIKYNSSYGFIGLFIVKKEFRNNGYGVRLWKHALEYLKNVDCIGLEAAPDRLNDYAKWGFRKSSITNRWKLNGSQDLPLRNFYKDQFHSFKVVPGTKISSEAVLIYDDQREPSPRPHFLNDWLKNSHGNVSAIVDNNAMCHGFGRIRPCVLEDNEQGWRIGPLLADTPPLAELLIRELVGDLDAQILLDCSNLNPYANYLLSSLGFEEISKTYRMYKGIQPPCPMNQVYGLACLELG; from the coding sequence ATGAGGGAAAAATTTTCAATTAGATTGATATCTATAAATGAAATACCAGAAGTCACAAACTGGGCAAGGTTAGAAGGATTTTCTCCTGGAATGGATGACGTATCAATTTATAGAAATACAGATAAACAAGGGGTATGGGTAGCTTGTCTCGACAATAATCCTATAGGTTCTATTGCGTGTATAAAATATAATTCCTCGTATGGTTTTATAGGTTTATTTATCGTTAAAAAAGAATTCCGAAATAATGGTTATGGAGTGAGATTATGGAAACATGCCCTCGAATATTTAAAAAATGTTGATTGTATTGGTCTTGAGGCTGCCCCAGATAGATTGAATGATTACGCAAAGTGGGGGTTTAGAAAATCTTCCATTACAAATCGATGGAAATTAAATGGGTCTCAAGATTTGCCATTGAGAAATTTCTATAAAGATCAATTTCATTCTTTTAAAGTTGTCCCGGGTACTAAAATTTCCTCTGAAGCGGTCTTAATTTATGATGATCAAAGAGAACCTAGTCCAAGACCACATTTTCTAAATGACTGGTTGAAAAATTCTCATGGTAATGTCAGTGCAATTGTCGATAATAATGCGATGTGCCATGGATTTGGCAGGATAAGACCTTGTGTATTGGAGGATAATGAGCAAGGCTGGAGAATCGGACCTCTTTTAGCAGATACTCCACCACTTGCTGAATTGTTAATAAGAGAGTTAGTTGGTGATTTAGATGCCCAAATCTTATTGGATTGCTCTAATCTGAATCCTTATGCAAATTATCTTTTATCAAGTTTGGGATTTGAGGAAATTTCAAAAACTTACAGAATGTATAAAGGCATTCAACCTCCCTGCCCAATGAATCAGGTATACGGACTTGCCTGCTTGGAACTGGGGTAA
- a CDS encoding peroxiredoxin — protein MQIGDKIPEFSLMDQNGVKRSNKGLKNPLVLFFYPKDDTPGCTIEVCGFRDKYDLFKVLGAQVWGVSNGSTSSHLAFANKNKLQYPLLCDTNDSLRKTFKVPKVLGFMDGRVTYVIDRKGTVRHIFRDLLNGPEHIKEAIRVLKEIQNQ, from the coding sequence GTGCAGATTGGAGATAAAATTCCAGAATTTTCTTTAATGGATCAAAATGGAGTTAAAAGATCAAATAAGGGTTTAAAAAATCCCCTTGTTTTGTTTTTTTATCCAAAAGATGATACGCCGGGTTGCACTATAGAAGTTTGCGGATTTAGAGATAAATATGACTTATTTAAAGTATTAGGTGCACAAGTTTGGGGAGTAAGTAATGGAAGTACCTCAAGTCATTTGGCATTTGCTAATAAAAATAAATTACAATATCCATTACTTTGTGATACGAATGACTCTCTTAGGAAAACTTTTAAAGTTCCTAAAGTATTAGGTTTTATGGATGGTAGGGTAACTTATGTTATTGATCGCAAAGGAACAGTTAGGCATATTTTTAGAGATTTATTGAATGGTCCTGAACACATTAAAGAGGCTATTAGAGTACTTAAGGAAATTCAAAATCAATAA
- a CDS encoding phytoene desaturase family protein — MDMYDVVIVGSGIGGLCCGSILALSGKKVLICEAHNQPGGVAHSFKRKGYTFESGPSLWSGISKWPTTNPLGQILKLLDEEVELFQYKGWQVIVPEGNFNLDVGEEPFKQTIKTLRGEKSVTEWESFISGIKPLSQIINEIPLLSFSPESINFLDLINLTSKFLPNIKQIPKINKGFGNLVNNHLEDPFLRNWVDLLSFLISGMSMHDTNTAAMATLFNEWFEPNSYLEYPKGGSESIVKALINGFKKNGGELILSSRVKTINFNKNLATGITLNNGSSYRCESVVTNTDVWNLKKLIPNEISKKWNTKVLNPNKCDSFLHIHLGFDADGLENLPIHAIHVDEWEKGITAERNIAVFSIPSVLDKNMAPKGKHVLHGYTPANEPWEIWENLNPNKLEYRNLKEERCSIFLHAVRKFIPDIDERIDLKMLGTPITHKKFTNTYCGSYGPALSAAKGLFPGCKTPVKNLFTCGASTFPGIGIPAVSASGAYAAEKIIGKKEFKTLLKKINL; from the coding sequence ATGGATATGTATGATGTTGTAATAGTTGGTAGTGGAATAGGGGGGTTATGTTGTGGTTCGATTCTCGCTTTATCAGGTAAAAAGGTACTTATATGTGAAGCACATAACCAACCGGGAGGTGTTGCTCACAGTTTCAAAAGAAAAGGTTACACTTTCGAATCAGGTCCTTCATTGTGGAGTGGAATAAGTAAATGGCCGACAACTAATCCTTTAGGGCAAATTCTTAAATTACTTGATGAAGAAGTTGAACTATTTCAATACAAAGGTTGGCAAGTAATTGTCCCAGAAGGCAATTTTAATCTTGATGTGGGGGAAGAACCTTTTAAACAAACAATTAAAACTTTAAGAGGTGAGAAATCTGTTACAGAATGGGAATCATTTATTTCCGGAATAAAACCTCTCAGCCAAATAATAAATGAAATACCTTTACTCTCATTTTCTCCCGAATCAATAAATTTCTTAGATCTAATAAATTTAACCTCAAAATTTTTACCTAATATCAAGCAAATACCAAAAATTAATAAAGGCTTTGGGAATTTAGTAAATAATCATCTAGAGGATCCTTTTCTCAGAAATTGGGTTGATTTATTGAGCTTTTTGATAAGTGGTATGTCAATGCATGATACAAATACAGCTGCGATGGCTACTTTATTTAACGAATGGTTTGAACCAAATTCATACCTTGAATACCCCAAAGGAGGTAGTGAATCTATCGTAAAAGCCTTAATTAATGGATTTAAAAAAAATGGAGGAGAATTAATTCTCTCTTCGAGAGTAAAGACAATTAACTTCAATAAAAATTTAGCCACTGGTATAACTCTTAATAATGGTTCTAGTTATAGGTGTGAATCTGTTGTCACGAATACTGATGTTTGGAATTTAAAAAAGTTAATTCCAAATGAAATTTCAAAAAAATGGAATACAAAAGTTTTGAACCCTAATAAATGTGATTCTTTCCTTCATATACATCTAGGTTTTGATGCTGATGGTCTTGAAAATTTGCCAATACATGCGATACATGTTGATGAGTGGGAAAAAGGTATAACCGCAGAAAGAAATATAGCTGTATTTTCAATCCCATCTGTTTTAGATAAAAATATGGCCCCTAAAGGAAAACATGTTCTTCATGGATATACTCCCGCAAATGAACCTTGGGAAATTTGGGAAAACCTAAATCCAAATAAATTAGAATATAGAAATTTGAAAGAAGAAAGATGTTCAATATTCCTTCATGCAGTGCGAAAATTCATCCCTGACATAGATGAAAGGATTGATTTAAAAATGCTAGGAACCCCAATCACTCATAAAAAATTCACCAATACTTATTGCGGTAGTTACGGCCCTGCATTATCTGCAGCAAAAGGTCTTTTCCCAGGCTGCAAAACTCCAGTGAAAAATTTATTTACTTGCGGTGCAAGTACATTTCCAGGTATTGGAATTCCTGCTGTTTCAGCAAGTGGTGCTTACGCAGCGGAAAAAATTATTGGTAAAAAAGAATTTAAAACTCTTCTTAAGAAAATAAATTTATGA
- a CDS encoding TIGR03894 family protein → MAVDRELLKEVTQELWNTVKKLRPEIDRQTRLQLVLKALLTIGDLPDQMQAAMVVGVCAEMDKSDVDNVETNSQTKDSSGVDTSSGRKVVRRSSAK, encoded by the coding sequence TTGGCTGTAGATCGAGAACTTTTAAAAGAAGTTACCCAAGAACTTTGGAATACCGTAAAAAAACTAAGACCTGAAATAGATCGGCAAACTCGACTTCAATTAGTTTTAAAGGCCTTATTAACTATTGGAGATTTGCCAGATCAAATGCAAGCTGCCATGGTAGTAGGTGTTTGCGCAGAAATGGATAAAAGTGATGTTGATAATGTTGAAACTAATTCACAAACTAAAGATTCTAGCGGAGTTGATACTTCGTCAGGCAGAAAAGTAGTTAGAAGAAGTTCAGCTAAGTAA